Proteins from a genomic interval of Salinarchaeum sp. Harcht-Bsk1:
- a CDS encoding ABC transporter ATP-binding protein yields MAAIDCSGLTKRFGDVLAVDDLDLTVEEGEIYGFLGPNGAGKSTTIDILLDFVRPTSGDVTVLGHDAQDEGELVRQKTGVLPDAYHVYDRLTGRQHVQFACEMKGVDDDPIALLERTGVAEAADRKAGGYSKGMRQRLVLAMALVGDPELLILDEPSTGLDPNGAREMREIIQAENDRGATVFFSSHIMEQVEAVCDRVGIINKGSLVADNSIDGLRNATETGEVLFVTLDRIDESVRQQVAALDGVADVAIDDGRIRLSVADRSKFRVLESIDDGVAPVQDFEVVESSLEDLFVRYTTDAQEVEA; encoded by the coding sequence ATGGCAGCGATCGACTGTTCGGGACTCACGAAGCGGTTCGGCGACGTGCTCGCCGTCGACGACCTGGATTTGACCGTCGAAGAGGGGGAGATCTACGGGTTTCTCGGCCCGAATGGCGCCGGGAAATCGACCACGATCGACATCCTGCTCGACTTCGTGCGTCCGACCTCCGGCGACGTGACCGTCCTCGGACACGATGCGCAGGATGAGGGCGAACTCGTCCGCCAGAAGACCGGCGTCTTGCCCGACGCCTACCACGTCTACGATCGGCTGACGGGGCGCCAGCACGTGCAGTTCGCCTGCGAAATGAAGGGCGTCGACGACGATCCGATCGCGCTACTCGAACGAACCGGCGTCGCCGAGGCAGCCGACCGGAAAGCCGGGGGCTACTCGAAAGGGATGCGCCAGCGGCTCGTCCTCGCCATGGCACTGGTCGGCGACCCGGAACTGTTGATCCTCGACGAACCCTCGACCGGGCTGGATCCCAACGGCGCCCGCGAGATGCGCGAGATCATCCAGGCTGAGAACGACCGCGGCGCGACCGTCTTCTTCTCCAGTCACATCATGGAGCAGGTCGAAGCGGTCTGTGACCGCGTCGGGATCATCAACAAGGGGTCGCTCGTCGCGGACAACTCCATCGACGGCCTCCGGAACGCGACGGAGACCGGCGAGGTGCTGTTCGTGACGCTCGACCGGATCGACGAGTCTGTGCGCCAGCAGGTAGCGGCCCTCGACGGCGTCGCCGACGTCGCGATCGACGACGGTCGAATCCGGCTCTCGGTCGCCGATCGCTCGAAGTTCCGGGTCCTCGAGTCGATCGACGACGGCGTCGCGCCGGTACAGGACTTCGAGGTCGTCGAGTCGTCCCTCGAGGATCTCTTCGTACGCTACACGACCGACGCACAGGAGGTCGAAGCATGA
- a CDS encoding ABC transporter permease subunit, with translation MSVGIVAKKDFRDAIQSRALWALVGTFIVLSVITTYGYTEAPELFGTQEEATFGGLVFFTLGFTALFVPIAAIIVGYKSVAGEREIGSIKLLLSQPTTRRDVFLGKVLGRAAVLATGLAIGLVVGLLFGALLIGGLNAWALVAFVALTLLFVAVYSAVMVSISATTGSTTRATTLAIGFFVLFELVWDVVPLMIVYVVEGFQFTTDYPDWAYIVTNVSPSTAYSSGLFALLPGVADSLEASSDAGSETDAFYQTPELGLVMLVLWIVVPLLVGYYQFNRADL, from the coding sequence ATGAGCGTCGGCATCGTCGCGAAGAAGGACTTCCGCGACGCGATCCAGTCCCGTGCTCTCTGGGCGCTCGTCGGGACGTTCATCGTCCTCTCCGTGATCACGACCTACGGCTACACCGAGGCACCCGAGCTGTTCGGGACCCAGGAGGAGGCGACGTTCGGTGGTCTCGTCTTCTTCACCCTGGGCTTTACCGCCCTCTTCGTGCCGATCGCAGCGATCATCGTGGGCTACAAGTCCGTCGCCGGGGAGCGCGAGATCGGCAGCATCAAACTCCTCCTCTCACAGCCGACGACCCGTCGCGACGTATTCCTCGGAAAGGTGCTCGGCCGGGCGGCCGTCCTCGCGACCGGGCTCGCCATCGGACTCGTCGTCGGATTGCTCTTCGGCGCTCTCCTCATCGGCGGGCTGAACGCGTGGGCCCTCGTGGCCTTCGTCGCGCTGACGCTCCTGTTCGTCGCCGTCTACTCCGCCGTCATGGTCAGCATCTCGGCGACGACCGGATCGACGACTCGCGCGACGACGCTCGCCATCGGGTTCTTCGTCCTCTTCGAACTGGTCTGGGACGTCGTGCCGCTGATGATTGTTTACGTCGTCGAAGGGTTCCAGTTCACCACCGACTATCCCGACTGGGCCTACATCGTCACGAACGTGTCGCCGTCGACGGCGTACTCCTCGGGACTGTTCGCACTCCTCCCCGGCGTCGCAGATTCGCTCGAAGCCAGTTCCGACGCCGGGAGCGAGACCGACGCCTTCTACCAGACGCCCGAACTGGGACTGGTCATGCTCGTGCTCTGGATCGTCGTCCCGCTGCTCGTGGGGTACTACCAGTTCAACCGCGCCGATCTGTAG